CGGCCACAGTCTTGGAGCACACGccgcaggggaggcagggagaaggaaaCCTGGCATTGGAAGAATAACGGGTACTGAAGCTATTTCAGCTGATGAAGCTTTATATTTTCACGCGACTTAAGAGAACTGAAGAATCACTGCTGTGTTATAAACACACAATACAGACCGCAATGTGCTGGTTTCTCATAATTAGCAGTATACAGTTAGCATGACGGCACACAAACGAAGCCATGTCCCATCACATGCCATGCATTTCACATGTCAACGTTCACAACTCTGAGAAAGGCTCGACTGCAACAGATCGGAAAGGCTTAACTGTCCCGACCGTGGCTTAACTGTCCTGACTTTTCACAGGTCACAACAAGTCCCAGGAAAcacttggttttgatttttaatgaTATAAAAGAACAGGAACAAAATACTGTATTATACGTGGAATAACAGACTTGTAAAACACAGTGGCAACTCATCGTTATATTTGGTTTTAAAAGCCCACTCTAACATGACTGTTCAGCAGTTCAAAAGattgaaaatctgaaatgaaaaattaaaaaccctaGATCTAATATGTCAGGATGAGACAGCAAATAGCCATGGAAAGGCTAGAAAGCTGTTAGTCGCATAGCTCCACAGAGAGACACAGTGTCACGACAAACTCATACACCATTTTTTTTAACGGCTCActattttctgctttcccttgTGCTCCAGTCAGTTCTTTTCCCTGCATAGACAGCGCTTTGACTAAGGTGTGTACACAGTAAGCAGTCACATAAGCAATTCAGGGAAACTGGGATCAGAACTGTGTTGCTTTAGCCCCAAAGAGAGGTCACTGACACTGAAGTGAAGGGGTAACATTTTCAACcaagctttcagaaataaaaatagatttttgacCAAATAAAAATTCTCAAACAAATCTACATGCTCAGAGTAACACATCAAGATTTCATATTTTTCACtaatgtgcaaaaaaaaccccaaacctcttctTATAACATTGTTCCCCAAAAGCAAGCCAAGCACCCATCAGCATTTTACTGTGCTGAAATGCCTCCAGCCACCTTTCTATTAAAACCCTGCTTGTTTTGCTGTGGACCACAAAATGGATTTTTGCATGTGGGGTAAGGCAGAAATGTAATGACATACAGTATACACACACCGTATGTGATGACATACATATAGTATTATTTACTCAATCAGACATATCTCCGTTTATTTAGGTTTGGATCCAGCTGGGCCCCTTTTCCAGTATACTCCCACAACGGTTAGGCTGGATCCTTCAGACGCAAAATTTGTTGATATAATTCATACTCACGCTGGTCATCTTTTCTTTGACTTTGGTAAGTTTTCACGCAAAGGCTGACACCAACACAGAGGTTGGCCACAGCGTACCTGAGAGTGATCAGCCTCCATTCATTGTGCATTTCAGCTCCAGGGATTCTTCAGACTTGCGGTCACCTGGATTTTTACCCAAATGGTGGGAAGAAGATGCCAGGATGCAAGCAGCTTCGTGTACCTCCTGCAACTAGGAATATTAATGACCTTATGAGaggtaaatatattttaaagaagtaaTGCCTTATTATAAGCTACAGTTAGAAATAAAGGCTAGGGTAAGGTAAAGCCTTTTGAATGTATAGATTATTTATATAGCTCAGATTTGGAGTAGGGAGAGAATGCTCAAAAATGGAAGATTTACAGCTGCCTGTGAAATACTCTCCAATTTTCTTTTATACTAACCAAGGCAAATTCCAGATGGAAACTTCAGTTAAAGCATGCAGATTGGTTCATCACAACCTTTGTAAGAGCCTGCCACTGTGCTGACAGACTGACCTCAGTGGGAATTCCACACATGAAGGACCAGTAAAATTTCATTCAAGGATAATccaaaaatgagtattttaaaatctgagctTCCCTTCTCCCTAGAAAGACATCAGTCCCAATATTACTGGGGTTAGACATACTCATCCATACCGTTAACAGCTTTAGTGTCTTCAAAGGGAACAGCACAAGGTTAAAAATATAGAAGATGATAAAATGACTGCTCCATTGATAGTTCATGTTCTTCAAAGAAAGCTGGGCAGTTAATCAAAATTACCCTGGGATTCAGTACAATAGATCCCCCAAATCCTGTCTTCTGATCCTAACCTACAGAAATGAGAACATTGTTATTCACAGCTAAACATTTTGAAATCCCTACCGCTAGTTCAGTAATTGCCTTTCAAAAATGCTCTGTCTTAGAACTGGTTGGAGAACTCAGTAACAAAGAGGGCTGAAAGCTGGCTGTGCACAAAGTCACTTGGAACCAAAACACTTTCCAATCGGACTGCATAAGAATGTCtgcattttcagcaaaaaaattaaatatttcccaGAAACATTTCACAAGGCTGTTTGCAATGTTTTGTGGTTAAGGAGAAGCTCAGCTCTACTGAACACGAGCAGATGGAGTTGGTTGTTCATGCAGCTCCTAAAAATAGAGACAGCCTTAACTCCTGCCTCTTGGTTAAACCTTACTTTGTGcatatttcttctgtttgatATTTAGATTTCTGTAGTGCTTTTATGTATGAAGTGCTTTAGAAATGCTATTTAGTAACTTCTTTCTACAGCTTTTGATGCAGTAGGGAGAGGAGTATTATGTTCCCATTGTATAGATGTTAAGTGAATTTGGCACTAGCACAAAGTAAGCCAACAGCAAGAGCTGaagtttttaaagttaaaagcaCAGACCTTTCTGAATTAGATTTAAAGAAGGAACTATAAAGAAAATGTACTCAGGAAGCCTTGATGATGCagattattttcaagaaaaacagataaaaatactttttagatgggttttggtgtgttttttttttccttatgtaaaGAACAATGTGTGTCAACTGGTCCATACCAACTGGTCTGCCTTTAAGATGCATAAATATTGACAGTAGGTGAAATTCTGATTTCACTATAAACTGTGCCAGCTTGCAATTACTTCAGTGCCTCCAAGGCTTCACCCTGTGATTAGGTGAGCACACACATGCTGAAGCAGAGTAGAGCCTATTTTTATACAACCTAGCTTTAGTATATTGTGCTTTGATAAAGGAGAGACTTCAGAGCCAATGAAGACAATACTTGTTACAAGGGACCTGTAAATATAACCCAAATAgcactttcttctttcctgcaCCGACTGCTTATGAATTTCACTCTGATGGGAAAATGTACTTGTTTCAAATAATTCTGACAAAATCAAGGACACGCTGCCAAACATCTTGCTTTTCAgagcatttcacagaatcaccacTGAAGTTAAAATAATTACTACAATTACCTTTAATTCTAGAAATGAGTGGAAACTGTGGTTTTACAAAATACCATGTTGTAAATGGTAAACCAATGAACACTACGTCATAGTAACTGCTATATGCTTTACAAACTCTGTAGCTATGAATTATTCCAGTCTTTGAAATATCAAAAGGAAATTCTCCTAAATCCTCCTCAGTTCTCATGCTAAAGTAAAAGCAGTTAAGTACACATAGCAGGACGGGAGGCTGCACAAGGTCCGCCTTGGTGCATCTCCACCTCGGTTAACTTCAGCATGAGCACAGGGACACGCAAATTAGAACCTAGCTCTTCCCCATTGAAAAAATATGTGTAGCCATAAGTACACTTTGTACTATAAAACCAAATAATTCACACTTTAAACAtcttttaattattacttttttttaatctgagactTCACTCTATGTACAAAtgcttttgaggaaaaaagaccCACAAGTGTTGTTTTGCCATGGACTTTATGTTAATGTATAGCTTTAATCTTTTTTACTTGGGCTTCTTCCCAGCGTATAGGTCTATTGGATGTGGACATAAAAGAAGTCTCCGGTATTATGCTGAGAGTATTATCACTCCCAAAGGATTTGTTGGGTATCAGTGTGAAACATACCGAGCTTTTGTATTGGTAAGTACCAGGTACATATTTATCTGAGGGGTTATAGCCCTGCCCTTCTTCCCTTAATAATTTCTGGGACAACTTCTACACTCTGGATCATGGGATACAGGGGGGTTATGCAGAGCCACTGACCACCCTCATCCAGACCATACGCAAAAACCAGGCAAAATGTAAACACAgcaaactccaaaaaaaaaaaaagatccagaaGAAAACAAGGCAGTAAACATAAACACCAAAACCAGTTACAAAGGGAGATATGAAGAGCAGAGTAAGAGGGCAATGAGAGGCAGTGGCTGAGTTCACCTTTTGCATAGGTCAGCAGTAAGGGACACTCAGCCTGGTTGAAGGAAGTCCATCTAAACCTGGTGGAACCCATCATCAAGAGGACAGCCTCTGGATTTCCGAAATGTTTAAACATCTGTATAAACAATAAACATCCACAGTATATCGGGCAGGGGAGGTATTTACACAGCACAGCATTGCTCACACAACCCTCAGGTGGCACAAGAAAGAAGGCAGCATAATGTGCTGGTCTTTCATACCTGATATAACTGGGATTTTGGTGGACCAATTCTGGCAATGCGACTGAGGACTGGTCAAGAAGGAAGACAAGTCTGAATTTATTTCCATCTACTCCCAAAAGGAATGATTACAATACTGCAGAAAAGTTGTCAATATTTGTAGCAATGCTGCCATGTAACTTGAAAGTTTGATGTAATTCAGGACTTGAAAACCTGAACCCTGCAATTTAGTGATGTGAGGGAAAcgtttttttcagaataaacaagTGACGATGATCATTTAGCCTTTTATTCATCTAATGCCCAACTAGCCAAAAAGCCACAAATACCAGTTCCTACAGAACCTCCCAAATATCAGAATTGAACTATCTAAATATAACAATGTTGTTTTTTCCAACTGCAATTAAATCACTATCATTGAAAATATACACGcttatctgtttttttaattttaatggacAGCAAGGTCTTGATCTGAATATTTGATCTATGTAGGTAGATTAATTTCATTAAGGCTGTGCATGGGAATAAAGACTGAAAAGCAGACAGAACACATTCCAAAGCAAGACTCCAAGCTTCAGTATTCCTAGACTTAAATACCTTTACCATACGAGTGATATATCCAGCCAGACCTGTTTGCAAATATAGTTAGCCACCCTACAATGATTAGCAGGCAACCTTTCAATGGACCCTATGAAAGATGAATATATTACCTACATTTTACAGACCAGATAGTAAGGCACAACATGCATTAAGGTATTTACTTATGGTCTCTGCAAGAGCATAAGGAATTAGGCCAGATTTTCAAACTGTTTCTCTCTGATTTTCAACCAGATGAAATAAGCTGACTGATCATCTCAGCTCCTTTTCTCACCACACCAATAAATACTGAAGATATGATCTGAACTCAGAAGCAAGTACCTTTtcaaaaaagctggaaaaaatctgaaatgccCTAATTTCTTATACTTTAAGAAGTGGGATTAAAACAGACAGTGTCTTGTAACACACATTGTTATTTTCCCCCAGGGACACTGCTTCCCATGTCCGAAGGAAGGATGCCCACTGATGGGTCATTATGCTGATAAGTTTTcacataaaactgaaaaagaacagcaaaaggtTTATTTAAACACAGGACCCTCCCCTCCATATGCTCGTAAGTGCTTCTTTTGGGTGGTGAATTCTAAAGTGGCAATGAATTATGTGTGAACAAATATCTTCTTCTACAGAGAGCTGCTGGAGTTAACGAGTTAACGAGTGGCACTTAGTACAAAATCTAGAGTTTCAGGTGTGTTAGGAACATGCAGTACCAGCACTATTTGGGAAAGGCTGAGATAATTATAGATACAGGTCAACTGATGCTGATCTCTGACCTAGAAACCCTGCTAAATTTTGTTAATTAGATGATGGCTTCAAAAGTTCTATAAAGCTGAAGGCAGAAGGAATGTTATGCTGAAAGTGCAAAATTTCAAATCAAAAAAAGTTACATTGTTTTTATTGACAAAGAATTATAAAACTGGATCATTTCAGGATATTTTTGCAAAGTTTGTCAAGTCAAAATGGCAGGGAATTATAAGAAGCAtagttttaattttgattaatGTAGAAGCAGCCACAGaactgggaaacaaaaaaaattgtaaataaatagtAATCCATCACAGGTGATTAATTGCAAGGGCAATAAATGAGAGAGGGTCTTTGAGGTCCTTATTCACTAGGCACTAAAATACGAAagcaaaattaagaacaaaaaaaaatcttatatcaCATCTCCATAagagcaaaaagtaaaaaaattaatttgagtGTAGAGAAACTAGCCATTTCTCAAATCTGAATGAATACATTAACCTCAACATTTACAAACTGTTGAGTTTATAGAAATTATAACCTGAAACCAAATATAACCTTATGAAGTGGGTGAAGAGATTCTCCTTTTAATAGCCCAAGTTAAAACCAGTACAAAAACATCCCAAACCTGGTTGCTTGAAATCAATACGTGCTATCGCATCTGAGGCCCTGCTTCGGCTGTAGAAAGACATGTGAGATGACAGGATCTCCTGACAGCTCGTGGGCTGTGCACAGGCGTAAGAAAAACCCTAAACACTCTGTATATCAGGATCATCCTGGGAAAGCTGCCGGTTTTGTTTAATATATCTTTAACAACACAGCAGTCCAGCGGACCTCACTTCATAGTTGAGAGCTAACAGGCTACCCACGAGACCCCACAAATTGCTTGCAAGTGTAAGAAAGTACAAAATTAAAAGTGATGCCAAGTGGAAGAGCAAGTTACACTATTGGCCATGGCAGATCAAATACTCGGCGTGGCCAGTAGGCCAGCAAAGATTGCATCTGTGATTTAGACCATTGTCAAGGAAATTAATACTACCAGAATCATGCAGAACTAACATTTGCCTTAATAAAGGGTGACATTTCGTTTGCTTACAGGCACATTTGTGCAATCCTTTCCTCTCCCTGAAAGACATTGAAACATATGTAAAGTTTTACCTTACAACCATAAtctatttcattttgctttcaaaggCTGGCGAAGAGAGATACGTGTCAGAGTATCTGGAACAGAAAGCATGAAGGGAAATATAGATGTAGCCTTGACTGGAACTAATGGGatcaggaaaaaatatacaaTTGACAAGTAAGTTTAACATGACTTTTGAAAAAACGGCTCTATCATTGTTATCATATTGAATTTATACATAGCTATTTTTACATGTCTCATCTTGTTCTATGTGATCTGAGATTTACACTGGTAACAAAAGTAGCTGATAAGGGGTTGAAGTTCCCCCTGCTACAGATTGTAGTCCAAATCTGTTTGCTGGTCTCTCttgctcttattttcttttcttttctgaggatGACAGTTAGCATAGCAAAGTGGGCAAGGGCAAAGAGCTCTGTGGCTACTGCTGGACTCAAATATCATTTGGTGATCTTCTCTGAGAAGACAAAGACCTGCATGATGCACAGTCATTTAATCATTCCCTCCTCTAGGGAATACATGAGTAAGAATGTTGCAGCTTGCTTATGAACTGTACTGGAGTCTGGGATTCCTGTCCACTCAGcctgtttttttccagtaaatGTGAATTTAAATCTCATAAACTGATCCTTGCCAAGTGCACAGTTTAAATATTGTAAAACCAGCCTCCTCTGTGTTTGAATGTAGCCCTGTTACTGGTCTGTACCAGGAGTAGCTTTGGTTGCAAATACACTACTGCAGCGATATACCTACAGGTAATTTCTACATTAATGTCACACTGTAACGTGCATTCCATTATAATGAACACTAATACCGTAGAAGGCATGAATGTAAACtataattttcagttttcttcatggTTGAGAGCAAGCAGAAACACTGAGAGAACTTTCTGACTTGGACTTATTTGAAGACAGATCTCATTTTCCAGAAATAACGTCTAGAATAAACCCCACGACAATACTGACAAAGGCTGGGCTAACTAATCTAGTGTTTTCACCCTGAAAGGCACAGGAATTTAAGCAACTAAGTCATTTGCATACTTCTGTAGATCCTTCTGAGTAGCCATCTCCTCCTTAGGTACCAACAAACCTCTACGTTAGGTTGATAGGCTGAAAGCCTGTAGTGGGATCCACAATAACCTCCCTATATAAGTGGGAATAgtgttttctctgctttgatAAAGCAAGGTTAATGCAGAGACTTTGTGGCCTTCACCAATTTGCCTAGCTGATATCTGCACTACAGACTCCAGCCAAAGTgggaaaaaagtgacatttaGTCCTCAGAACTTCCTCCAGATATTCAGGATAAATCATGTTGGGAGAGATGAGGTAGCCTCAGCACCGCCACAATAGCTTCAGGGAAGGCAAAGAGTTGTAATACTAATTTGGAGGAAGAAATAACCAAAATGTCAACGAGACATTCCTTCCTAATCCTTACAAAAAAGGTTAAATGAAaagtgcaatatatttttttttgtgggtttttttgatcttCCCTTAAGTTTAGCTCTGTTACAATGTTTGTCCAAAAAAGTATTTGACATATTTTATGTACAAAAAATCTAAGGTCCAAGGACTTTATAAAAGACTTTGCTACGTGGCTTGAATGACTAGTCAGCAGAGAAGACAGACCTTGGTGTTTCTGGACCTGAGACATGATCCCCTACTGCCTGAGCTGAAAGCCTCGGATCTGGGTGAGGCTCTGCATCAAGAGCCCTGCACGTTCCCCAAGGAACATATTCTCTAAGAACATGTTCTAAGCTAAAATTTTGCCTAACATCCCTGTTTGgtaattcttgaaaaaaaaaattaataaaattataacGATAGTATTCAAAGCTTCAACTCTCATAGCATCCCACAACTCATCTCCCTTTCTGCCTAaacaatagcatttttttttccctcgtttGTAAAGAACACAGAGTATCACTTCTgtgcttgttgtggtttaacccagaaggcagccaaacacctcacagccgctcgttcactccccgccccccgcagtgggatgggggagagaatcgaccaaaaaagtaaaatttgtggattgagataaagacagtttaatagaaaaggaagggaaaataataataataataataacaataataacaacaacaacaacaacaacaacagtagaatatacaaaatgaatgatggacaatgcaattgctcaccacgcaCTGACCAATATCCAatcagcgattgctacttcctggaccacgccccctatttatattctgagcatgacatcatatggtatggaataccccattggccagctgggtcagtattctggctgtgctccctaccagcttcttgtgcacctggcagagcatgggaagctgaaaagtccttgactatgtaagcactacttagcaacaactaaaacgtcagtgtgttaccaacattcttctcatactaaatccaaaacacagcactaggaagaaatttaactgtatcccagccgaaaccaggacagtcctttTCTTTTGGCAGGGGAACTTTCAAACCAGGCAACACATACTTGAACTATATTGATACAGAAATTTCTGGGAACATTTCAAAAGTTGAGTTTCTTTGGAAAAAGCATCTAGATCATGTACACAGAGGCTGCATGGGAGCTGGAGAAGTCACAATAATATCCGGGGAAAACGGAAACGTGTGAGTACACAGTCTAACGCTGTTCCATTCTgtgggtctggggaggggggcgaaacaacaaacaaaacaaacaaaagaaaaaaaaataacagaaaaagggaaaaaatacccaaaacacCTTTGCATGGTATCATGCCCCTTAAAGCAAGTGGGTTTAAATACTGAAAGTAAGAACCTAATCCAAATTCCATGGCAACACTGGGTGTTTGGCTGACTACAGCTACTCCCACCAGCTCAGCACTGCAGCCAGACTTCACCAAAGAACAGAGGTATCAAATCTGAAATTCTGGGGGGGTGTAGCCCTGCACTTGTAAGACAGGTACAAGTTTTTCTCCTAAATTGCAGTTTCGTGTGCTTCCATCTCCATTAGCACGTAGGACAGCACAtcagaaacagctctgcagagtgcAACACTACACTTGCCTTGGCGGGGTACTTTAGGCTAATCCCAGGGACCGGGCACCCACTGGCACCTGCAGTACGTTAGGTACACTTCTGGAGCACACCTCTCGGTTTAGTTTTAACCAAAATTAATCCAGCTGATGTGTCCCGACACCATTCTGTCATGTAAACCGAAGCGTGGTAAGTGGGGAAAATGGAGTGAGAGATTCCCTTCAAAAGCGCACTCCTGGtccaaattaaaatattaatggaatCTGAGCATAAAGGCAAACACGTCTTAAAATTTAATAACCAGTCACTAACtagtaattctttaaaaaaatcatttgataaCACTTTATGTTCTCAGTCTACTAGAATTCATGCTTTGAcctaacatgaaataaaaataaacacgaAATAAAAATAGGATTTATATTGATTATTTTGGGCTGCTGCTCAGAAAATGTCCTAttgtgctgaaaaatatttccttagaCTCTTCCTCCCTCACCAGGTCTGTGTTCTGCGGCTGTGGAACCGTGCGGCCGAGCACGTGGCAAGCCCTGTCGCTTTGCTGAGGTTCGGCAAGGAATGCTGTGGTTGTCCACCATGGCAATCCTCACCATCTGGAAGAGCACACTTCTTCAGTTAGCGGCAAACTATTAACAAGGCTCCTTCAATAGATTATGAAAAATTTGCCCAGCCCACTACAAAAGCTCTATTTCCAAATTAGTGTTGTCAATTTTTATCCATACAGGGGAGTGACACTTCCGTGAACTCCAGTTACAACGACAGCTAACAGGTATTTTACTAGTAACACACACATGCAGTGTGATTATATTTCAGAGTCAAggaggaaaacaataaaataggaaaaaaaagtcctagcCAATTCCCCTTTGAAGTACACTTAATTATCTTAGGAGAAGAATCCAAAAAGAagcaacaaatttaaaaaaaaaagaaggggaaaaaaaaagaaaaaaagaaagatatgaggaagataaaaaaaaaaagaaaaaagaaagaagaaagaaaaaaaagatgaaaaaaagagaaaataaaaaaaggggcgggggggagagaagaaaagaaaaaaggagcataGACAGTCAAATTCTCTAATAGTGCCTACTTACTTGTTCAGGAGAAGGACACTTGCATGCTTTCAGAAGCATCTGATTGCTTCTGTCGGGAGTCTgaggaataattttaaatataaaaataatcagagtTTGAATGGCATTGCCTGAATGGCTCATgtctttccttcctgaagaacacAGTTAAACAACATTTTAGCAGCTTATCCAAAAGACTGCTTAGGAGCTGGGACTGCATACCAAGTTGTACAGTAGACTTTAAGAAACTCTACCATCAAAGTTCACCATGTGTCAAGCAGGATAGCTCAACATACAGCAAAATATTTGATTGTTGTCTTTTTTCTGGGGAAGACGTCATTGATGTGCTCTATTCAGCTCTTCTGAGCAGTGGGTGAGCTGGGACTCTTTCTCTATACCTGAAACAGGCATCTTGTTTATCAAAACTATGTTGTACTATTGAGGATCTTCGATTTTCTGGCAGCCTGCAAAGTAACTATTTTCTCTTTAGCAGTGAAGCTGAATTTTCCACCTCTACCTTCCCTTTCTGAAGCCGTTGAAGTCGGGCCTGCTCTGCATTATTTGCATTACTATATAGCATTGCCCCCCCAAATTTGGCAGCATTTTAATTATACTTGTTAACAaaaacagccggctgaacatgagccaggagtgtgcccaggtggccaagaaggccaacggcatcctggcctgtatcaggaatagtgtggcaagcaggagaagggaggtgatcgtgcccctgtactcggcactggtgaggccgcacctcgactactgtgttcagttttgggcccctcacaacaagaaggacatggaggtgctggagcgtgtccagaggagggcaacgaagctggtgaagggcctggagcacaagtctgatggggagcggctgagggaactggagttgtttagtctggagaagaggaggttgaggggagaccttatcatgctctacaactacctgaaaggaggttgtagcgaggtgggggttggtctcttctcccaagtaacaagcgataggacaagaggaaatggcctcaagttgcgccaagggaggtttagattggatattaggagaaatttcttcactgaaagagtggtcaagcattggaacaggctgcccagggaagcagtggagtgaccatccctggaggtatttaaaagacgtgtagatgaggcgcttagggacatgggttagtgggcacggtggtgttgggttgacggttggactcgatgatcttagaggtcttttccaaccttaatgattctatgattctataaaaacaGACTACTAAGAGTTATCAGCATCAGCCAAAATAAGCTAGGAATGTTTCTGTTTCAATACAAGCTACCCACAAAAATCCTTTCGGTTTTTAATTGCCTACTGTGGTCTAAGACATACAGCTAATTTTTAAATCTAATGTGAGTTTATCATTTGGGTGCAGAAATCCTGTGTGTGAATCACGTTGGGCTATTTTGTTCTGTCCCATCCTAACAACTAGCTATTCCAGAATACTTCCAGTGAGGTTTACCAGAGATGCGTTACACAAGGCTAACAGTGAGTGATGAACAGGTGTGTTTCAAATCATACAGCAATAATTTTGAGATGTCAGAATCCAGTCACGTCCTATGAAGTTTCCCAAATGAGTTTGCTTAAGAGGTTTGCAGCAAAGTTCACAAATCAGCTGTCTACCTTCTCAGACTCACTGCTTCAGTACCATCTCCACCCTTGCAGAGCAGGATCCAGAAACCATCCGGAgcatcttcctcttccccttaGGGAAACTCCTTTGGCAAGACCCCCTTCTTGCGCAAGTAGGGACTCCCCTCTTCTGCGCTCCCCTGAGAAGTACAAAACAACCCCCCAGGTACTTCTACGCAGTTGGGAAATATCTGTAGCTAGTAATTACACCATCTTTAACATCTTTCATAAATCAGGCATGGCTGTCTGCCCTAGAGTTGCACAAATAGAGACtcagggagggaaaaaggaagacttaTGTTCTCTTTCTTACAGTCAGGAACTgaagcaaaaga
Above is a genomic segment from Calonectris borealis chromosome 7, bCalBor7.hap1.2, whole genome shotgun sequence containing:
- the LOC142084425 gene encoding pancreatic lipase-related protein 2-like yields the protein MLRECPAYAKFPQQTERIPKMFAAWITTLFLLDVARGREVCYKRLGCFTDSPPWSGIPGRQLAGLPSAPEAVNTNFLLYTRDNIMKYQKISATNPSTIKASNFRTHRKTRFIIHGHLAGADLPWITNICRFMFHTEDVNCILTDWRGGSSGLYTEAVNNVRIVGAELVYLVNLLEKDYGYSPANIHFIGHSLGAHAAGEAGRRKPGIGRITGLDPAGPLFQYTPTTVRLDPSDAKFVDIIHTHAGHLFFDFAPGILQTCGHLDFYPNGGKKMPGCKQLRVPPATRNINDLMRAYRSIGCGHKRSLRYYAESIITPKGFVGYQCETYRAFVLGHCFPCPKEGCPLMGHYADKFSHKTEKEQQKVYLNTGPSPPYARWRREIRVRVSGTESMKGNIDVALTGTNGIRKKYTIDKGTFKPGNTYLNYIDTEISGNISKVEFLWKKHLDHVHRGCMGAGEVTIISGENGNVCVLRLWNRAAEHVASPVALLRFGKECCGCPPWQSSPSGRAHFFS